From the genome of Faecalibacterium prausnitzii:
CTGCTTGGAACACACCCGTTCACCCGTGTAGTCCTCCAAAAAGGCATAGATCATGCCCGCCTGTGCATCTTCCTGCATGAAGTCCTGCTGATGGGCTTGCAGGGTTTCCTGCATGGCAGGGCTGAACGCCAGCTTGTAGTTGCCGCTGTTGTAGATGGTCATAGCTTCCGCCCAGAGCTGGTCGATATAGGTGCGAGATTCCTCCTCATTGTCCAGAATGTGGACTTTGGCCTGTTCTGCATCTACCGGAACAGGGATGAAGCGGCGGTTGCCTGTGCGGTCACGGGGCAAAAAATCCTGCCGGTTGGTCGTACCAGCAAAGACGCACTGGCGCAGACGGTCGGCAGGATGGGTCTCGTAGGGAATTTTATAGGTTTCCTTCTGCTTGCTGAGAAAGCTCTTGATTTCCTCGATGCTCTTGGCGTTGGCGGTGGCGATCATCTCTGACATTTCGATGATCCAGTGCCCTTGCAGCTTGCGGTACACATTGTCATCGTCCAGCCGCCGCAGGTCATCCGAGAACCATTCGTCCTTGACTGCCAGCAGCCGGAAGAAAGTGGACTTTCCCACACCTTGACCTCCCACCAAACAGAGCATGGTCTCAAATTTACATCCCGGCTGGAACACCCGCTTGATGGCTCCCAGCAGGAAGATCTTCATGGCTTCGCAAGTGTACTCGTCCTCCGCAGCACCGAGAAAGTGGTGCAGGACGTGGGGGATCCGTTCCGTGCCGTCCCATTGCAGGCCGTTCAGGTAATCCCGGATGGGGTGATAGCGG
Proteins encoded in this window:
- a CDS encoding virulence-associated E family protein; amino-acid sequence: MLTKHSNGEIQRTIQNCITILQNDHVLADAIRLNLLSERIDIVKPVGWPRSGKTLNDTDMKYILRRMEKYGISSEKKIESAIRIVANENRYHPIRDYLNGLQWDGTERIPHVLHHFLGAAEDEYTCEAMKIFLLGAIKRVFQPGCKFETMLCLVGGQGVGKSTFFRLLAVKDEWFSDDLRRLDDDNVYRKLQGHWIIEMSEMIATANAKSIEEIKSFLSKQKETYKIPYETHPADRLRQCVFAGTTNRQDFLPRDRTGNRRFIPVPVDAEQAKVHILDNEEESRTYIDQLWAEAMTIYNSGNYKLAFSPAMQETLQAHQQDFMQEDAQAGMIYAFLEDYTGERVCSKQLYAEALGNTNIPAEWETRAICEIMNTGISRGDIQGWQAHKTAKRYPKYGVQKGWERVTSPETGAEDFSEMTDAEAQQLGFPF